One genomic segment of Lysobacter sp. 5GHs7-4 includes these proteins:
- a CDS encoding LysE family translocator, whose translation MSAASWGLFCTLALLTAFSPGPAVLLAVSNTAAHGARRAMLGSVGNALGVFLVSATAMLGLGALLKTSAWLFAALKLAGAAYLIWLGLRQWRARDDLFARAPSPVRAGAPQRLFWQGLLVATTNPKSILFFTALLPQFMRTDAPLLPQFFALTLSFAACTVLSHLCYVMLAGALRSWLAQPARARWFNRVLGTGYAAMGFSLLRLRPAAV comes from the coding sequence ATGAGCGCCGCGTCCTGGGGGCTGTTCTGCACGCTGGCGTTGCTGACCGCGTTCAGTCCGGGACCGGCAGTGTTGCTGGCGGTGTCCAACACCGCCGCGCACGGCGCGCGCCGCGCAATGCTGGGCTCGGTCGGCAATGCCTTGGGCGTGTTCCTGGTGTCGGCGACCGCGATGCTGGGCCTGGGCGCGCTGCTCAAGACCTCGGCCTGGTTGTTCGCCGCGCTCAAGCTGGCCGGCGCGGCCTACCTGATCTGGCTGGGCCTGCGGCAATGGCGCGCACGCGACGACCTGTTCGCGCGCGCGCCCTCGCCGGTTCGCGCAGGCGCACCGCAGCGCCTGTTCTGGCAAGGCCTGCTGGTCGCGACCACCAACCCCAAGAGCATCCTGTTCTTCACCGCACTGCTGCCGCAGTTCATGCGCACCGACGCGCCGCTGCTGCCGCAGTTCTTCGCCCTCACCCTGAGCTTCGCCGCCTGCACGGTGCTGTCGCACCTGTGCTACGTGATGTTGGCCGGCGCCTTGCGCAGTTGGCTAGCGCAACCGGCGCGCGCACGCTGGTTCAATCGCGTACTAGGTACCGGCTATGCGGCGATGGGATTCAGCCTGCTGCGCTTGCGCCCTGCAGCCGTGTGA
- a CDS encoding patatin-like phospholipase family protein, which yields MSEPMSALADEAPLALCLSGGGLRATLFHLGVLQALRAARRGGRSALESVGEIYSVSGGSILAAHLVLNWEKYCGSEDEFQEMARQIRALAYRDIRNRVLRRWLSSCLLIVPRLMKRGPRTYWLRQEYESLYSKACLEELRGREGRPRPVLHLLSTSFRTGDMCSFSARHFEVSQVARGAREAKLIRTTAGRIPVAFAVAASSAFPPLFPPLRLTDRMLSNVDDPALQGITDLSDGGVYDNLGAEKLIYDRSRGASRASTVVLSNAGASFRTDQGAWLWGVVSRNVRASDIMMRRSADSTDHRIASVGMEVVDVRIGQSVDDAYLSEDTQGRLNKVRTDLDRFTPMLADMLVAHGFGTGLQALRKCQFETGDARPDAPQASAAKLEQVAEDAAKRGAFVLDLGDWATYALYAIFLVVFTPIFLVLQMSLLAEKVAAEKVTNEGAKDRKIEAQREEIKQLSQDKKDLIAELKKAGMLKDPVRPPAGALARGDYQVWIQFAGAIRRDEMKDFGRRIQSQWPNAPGALDGGERTPEADKRREVRYGNSEDLPAAIQLTADIDATGLFAPMNRPQPSTDIAPRSLEIWVSR from the coding sequence ATGTCCGAGCCGATGTCCGCGCTGGCCGATGAAGCGCCGCTGGCGCTGTGCCTGTCCGGCGGTGGCCTGAGAGCCACCTTGTTCCATCTGGGCGTGCTGCAGGCGCTGCGCGCGGCACGCCGCGGCGGCCGCTCCGCGCTGGAAAGCGTCGGCGAAATCTACTCGGTGTCCGGTGGCAGCATTCTGGCCGCGCATCTGGTGTTGAACTGGGAGAAGTACTGCGGCTCGGAAGACGAATTTCAGGAAATGGCAAGGCAGATTCGTGCGCTGGCCTATCGCGACATTCGCAATCGTGTCCTGCGTCGATGGCTCAGTTCATGCCTGCTCATCGTGCCGAGGCTTATGAAGCGCGGCCCGCGGACGTACTGGCTGAGACAGGAGTACGAATCGCTCTATTCCAAGGCATGCCTGGAAGAACTGCGTGGTCGCGAAGGGCGGCCCCGGCCCGTGTTGCATCTCCTTTCCACCAGCTTCAGGACGGGAGACATGTGCAGTTTTTCGGCCAGGCATTTCGAGGTAAGCCAGGTGGCGCGTGGCGCTCGAGAGGCGAAGCTGATCAGAACCACCGCGGGTCGGATTCCCGTCGCATTCGCGGTCGCGGCATCGAGCGCGTTCCCGCCGCTGTTCCCGCCGCTGCGGTTGACCGATCGCATGCTGTCCAATGTGGACGATCCGGCGCTGCAAGGCATCACGGATCTGTCCGATGGTGGTGTTTACGACAATCTGGGCGCAGAAAAACTCATCTACGACAGGAGTAGAGGTGCCAGTCGCGCAAGTACAGTCGTCCTAAGCAACGCGGGCGCTTCTTTCCGCACCGACCAAGGTGCCTGGCTCTGGGGTGTCGTGTCTCGCAACGTGCGTGCGTCGGACATCATGATGCGACGCTCAGCGGACAGTACCGATCACCGGATCGCTTCGGTCGGGATGGAGGTGGTCGATGTTCGTATAGGTCAGTCGGTGGATGACGCGTATCTGTCTGAAGACACGCAGGGCAGGCTCAACAAGGTCAGAACCGACCTAGACAGGTTTACGCCGATGCTGGCGGACATGCTGGTCGCGCATGGGTTCGGTACGGGGCTGCAGGCGCTGCGCAAATGCCAGTTCGAAACCGGCGACGCGCGCCCGGACGCGCCGCAGGCGTCGGCGGCCAAGCTGGAACAGGTGGCAGAGGATGCCGCCAAGCGCGGAGCGTTCGTGCTCGATCTTGGCGATTGGGCGACGTACGCGCTGTATGCGATTTTTCTTGTCGTGTTCACGCCGATCTTCCTGGTGCTTCAAATGTCCTTGCTCGCGGAGAAAGTGGCTGCAGAGAAGGTCACCAACGAGGGCGCCAAGGATCGTAAGATCGAAGCGCAACGAGAAGAGATAAAGCAATTGTCGCAAGACAAGAAGGATTTGATTGCCGAATTGAAGAAAGCGGGGATGCTCAAGGATCCGGTGAGGCCGCCGGCCGGGGCGTTGGCGAGGGGCGACTATCAAGTCTGGATTCAGTTTGCGGGAGCGATTCGGCGCGACGAGATGAAGGATTTCGGACGGCGCATACAGAGCCAGTGGCCCAATGCGCCTGGCGCGCTGGATGGTGGCGAACGAACCCCGGAGGCGGACAAGCGGCGCGAAGTTCGCTACGGCAACTCTGAGGATCTGCCGGCGGCGATACAGCTGACGGCCGATATCGATGCCACCGGTTTGTTCGCTCCGATGAACCGGCCGCAGCCGAGTACAGATATCGCGCCGCGTTCACTGGAGATTTGGGTAAGTCGCTAG